One genomic window of Denticeps clupeoides chromosome 14, fDenClu1.1, whole genome shotgun sequence includes the following:
- the LOC114763404 gene encoding thyroxine 5-deiodinase-like, with product MRRSAGVQSVSGALKHAAVCLLLLPRFLLAALTLWLLDFLCVRRKVLLRMREREPSPDDPPVCVSDSNRMFTPASLRAVWYGQRLDLFKTAHVGSAAPNTEVVVLHEPKRARILDYARGRRPLILNFGSCSUPPFMTRLSAFQRVASQYADIADSLLVYIEEAHPSDGWVSTDAPYQIPTHRCLEDRLEAARLMRLEAPESAVVVDGMENPSNAAYGAYFERLYIVKDEKVVYQGGRGPEGYRISELRSWLERYRSALDSSRTVVVHV from the coding sequence ATGCGGCGATCCGCAGGTGTCCAGTCGGTGTCCGGGGCGCTGAAGCACGCCGCCGTGTGCCTGCTCCTGCTGCCGCGCTTCCTGCTGGCGGCGCTCACGCTGTGGCTCCTCGACTTCCTCTGCGTCCGGaggaaggtgctgctgaggaTGAGGGAGCGCGAGCCGAGCCCCGACGACCCGCCGGTCTGCGTGTCCGACTCCAACCGGATGTTCACGCCGGCGTCGCTGCGCGCCGTGTGGTACGGCCAGCGGCTGGACCTGTTCAAGACGGCGCACGTCGGCTCCGCGGCGCCCAACACCGAGGTGGTGGTCCTGCACGAACCCAAGCGGGCGCGCATCCTGGACTACGCGCGGGGCAGGAGACCCCTGATCCTGAACTTCGGGAGCTGCTCCTGACCGCCCTTCATGACGCGCCTGTCGGCGTTCCAGCGCGTCGCCAGCCAGTACGCGGACATCGCCGACTCGCTGCTGGTGTACATCGAGGAGGCGCACCCGTCCGACGGCTGGGTGAGCACGGACGCGCCCTACCAGATCCCCACGCACCGCTGCCTGGAGGACCGGCTGGAGGCGGCGCGGCTGATGCGCCTGGAGGCGCCCGAGAGCGCGGTGGTGGTGGACGGCATGGAGAACCCGTCGAACGCCGCGTACGGCGCGTACTTCGAGCGGCTGTACATCGTGAAGGACGAGAAGGTCGTGTATCAGGGGGGCAGGGGTCCGGAGGGCTATCGGATCTCCGAGCTCAGGAGCTGGCTGGAGCGGTACCGAAGCGCCCTGGACAGTTCGAGGACGGTGGTGGTCCACGTCTAA